The following coding sequences lie in one Deltaproteobacteria bacterium genomic window:
- a CDS encoding PilZ domain-containing protein — protein sequence MSPKSPVQLRITYPSRRSVLASYRLDGATLSLFVPTSELVDLGRSVILDVGFGDSQQKFRLEGRVTWRRAESRGMRLEPGLGINFNGSEKAAPAQMLAYCAGRPLELGTSQDARVQASIPCNVEVGSRRVRARVRDISNSGAFVVGRGLEELRPGKELTLTLEPGWFGWGGKTFKARVVWGGDKAGMFGCGARFLGQPAEIKPALRKYLGKRAS from the coding sequence ATGTCGCCCAAGTCGCCTGTGCAGCTGCGCATCACCTATCCGTCGCGTCGCTCGGTGCTCGCCTCGTACCGCCTCGACGGCGCCACGCTCTCGCTCTTCGTTCCCACCAGCGAGCTCGTCGATCTGGGCCGCAGCGTGATCCTCGACGTCGGCTTCGGCGATTCGCAGCAGAAGTTCCGCCTCGAGGGCCGCGTGACCTGGCGCCGCGCGGAGTCTCGCGGGATGCGCCTCGAGCCGGGCCTGGGCATCAACTTCAACGGCAGCGAGAAGGCCGCCCCCGCGCAGATGCTCGCCTACTGCGCCGGCAGGCCGCTGGAGCTCGGCACCTCCCAGGATGCGCGCGTCCAGGCCAGCATCCCCTGCAACGTGGAGGTCGGCTCGCGCCGGGTGCGCGCGCGCGTGCGCGACATCTCCAACTCCGGCGCCTTCGTGGTCGGCCGCGGGCTCGAGGAGCTTCGGCCGGGCAAGGAGCTCACGTTGACCCTCGAGCCGGGCTGGTTTGGCTGGGGAGGCAAGACCTTCAAGGCCCGCGTGGTCTGGGGCGGCGACAAGGCCGGCATGTTCGGCTGCGGCGCCCGCTTCCTGGGCCAGCCCGCGGAGATCAAGCCCGCCCTCCGCAAGTACCTGGGAAAGCGCGCCAGCTGA
- a CDS encoding phosphodiester glycosidase family protein: MKRALIAVAIVLCALGGFLAWRASRRGPGPDFDVDWSPAHALSAGVSVREGKLASAPAWRIVDLSMDPSLATVRVQQTPGGARLADLIPPGAVAAVNGGYFDEHFRPTGWLVSENKEISGKQSRAQGGVLAMEKGRLFVGPMAALPFTPELAVQNSPRLIEPDGTVGIRSDDKKRAARTLACDAEGRLHLVVIAAPTGDGPTLLEAARWLAADPSLGGLGCSAALNLDGGPSTGVWLPASSGVADVHGAAPIAYALAVLPR, encoded by the coding sequence GTGAAGCGCGCCTTGATCGCCGTCGCCATCGTGCTCTGCGCCTTGGGCGGCTTTCTCGCCTGGCGCGCCAGCCGCCGCGGCCCCGGCCCCGACTTCGACGTCGATTGGTCGCCCGCGCACGCCCTCTCGGCCGGCGTGAGCGTGCGCGAGGGCAAGCTCGCCAGCGCACCCGCATGGCGAATCGTGGACCTGTCCATGGATCCCAGCCTCGCCACCGTGCGCGTGCAGCAGACGCCGGGTGGCGCGAGGCTCGCCGACCTCATCCCACCGGGCGCCGTCGCCGCGGTGAACGGCGGCTACTTCGACGAGCACTTCCGACCCACCGGCTGGCTGGTGAGCGAGAACAAAGAAATCTCGGGCAAGCAGAGCCGCGCGCAGGGCGGCGTGCTCGCGATGGAGAAGGGCCGCCTCTTCGTGGGGCCCATGGCCGCGCTGCCGTTCACGCCGGAGCTCGCGGTGCAGAACTCGCCGCGGCTCATCGAGCCCGACGGCACCGTGGGCATCCGCTCCGACGACAAGAAGCGCGCCGCCCGCACCCTCGCGTGCGACGCGGAAGGCCGGCTGCACCTGGTGGTGATCGCCGCGCCGACGGGAGATGGCCCGACGCTGCTCGAAGCCGCGCGGTGGTTGGCGGCCGATCCCTCGCTCGGCGGCCTGGGCTGCAGCGCGGCGCTCAACCTCGACGGCGGTCCGTCGACGGGCGTCTGGTTGCCTGCCAGCTCGGGGGTGGCAGATGTTCACGGTGCTGCACCGATTGCGTACGCGCTCGCGGTCCTGCCTCGGTGA